One part of the Sorangiineae bacterium MSr11954 genome encodes these proteins:
- a CDS encoding decaprenyl-phosphate phosphoribosyltransferase, whose translation MNLGMYAALGGLSRGSHENSELNSRCTIERTPVLKSDPMLAGLIKTVRPHQWVKNLFVMAPMFFHKDVFVSTPAGPALNLLVTGRALAATGVFCLLAGAVYTINDLADVEADRVHPVKRHRPIAAGEVPEALAWLMAVLLVVLSLGVGFLLHWKFFICAVIYLCQNIAYTFKLKTIAVLDVAFIAFGFVLRVLAGGFATDTQVSNYMLACTALLALFLGFGKRRQELSNENASKQRASLKAYSPMALNILMAITGGATVVTYIAYTIDPVTCAFFNTTSLWMTAPFTVFGIFRFLFLVSGRAGRGQRSESPTQEMLRDVPFVLNLVLWVVVVVAIVYRLRPSVG comes from the coding sequence ATGAACCTGGGCATGTACGCGGCGCTTGGCGGTTTGAGTAGGGGCAGTCACGAGAACTCCGAGTTGAACAGCCGTTGTACTATCGAAAGGACGCCAGTACTAAAGAGCGATCCAATGTTGGCCGGCCTGATCAAGACCGTTCGCCCTCATCAATGGGTAAAAAACCTGTTCGTGATGGCGCCCATGTTTTTCCACAAAGACGTCTTTGTCTCTACCCCCGCCGGCCCCGCCCTCAACTTGTTGGTCACCGGCCGGGCGTTGGCGGCGACGGGCGTTTTCTGCCTCTTGGCCGGCGCCGTCTACACCATCAACGACCTGGCGGACGTCGAAGCCGACCGCGTGCACCCCGTCAAGCGCCATCGCCCCATCGCCGCCGGAGAGGTTCCCGAGGCTCTGGCGTGGCTGATGGCCGTTCTCCTCGTGGTGCTCTCCCTCGGCGTGGGCTTCCTGCTCCATTGGAAATTCTTCATCTGCGCCGTCATCTACCTTTGTCAAAATATCGCCTACACCTTCAAGTTGAAGACCATCGCGGTGCTCGACGTGGCGTTCATCGCCTTCGGGTTCGTGCTGCGGGTTCTGGCCGGAGGGTTCGCGACGGATACGCAGGTGAGCAATTACATGCTCGCCTGCACAGCGCTGCTCGCGCTGTTTCTCGGCTTCGGCAAGCGGCGTCAGGAGCTGTCGAACGAAAACGCGAGCAAGCAGCGCGCGTCCCTCAAGGCCTATTCCCCGATGGCCCTCAATATTCTCATGGCCATCACGGGCGGCGCCACCGTGGTGACCTACATCGCCTATACGATCGACCCGGTCACCTGTGCGTTCTTCAACACCACGTCCCTCTGGATGACCGCCCCCTTTACGGTCTTCGGCATTTTCCGCTTTCTTTTCCTGGTCTCCGGTCGCGCTGGCCGCGGTCAGCGAAGCGAGAGCCCCACCCAGGAAATGCTGCGCGACGTCCCGTTCGTCCTTAATTTGGTACTCTGGGTGGTGGTGGTGGTCGCAATCGTCTATCGGCTCCGTCCCTCGGTGGGCTGA
- a CDS encoding DUF3857 domain-containing protein, translating into MTAPTQTAKRRVHAQVHVLPAVVLRVLFGIGVLATTFLVPSGAAADTSDRFANLTRLRQDIVSARGPHAYVALRRLWQEWNAGDPAEIEEVLRSVAQDTAVAPPTRAYAGLLEAYARRRRGDLDGSRARIAKLGYVAHFLVAGAFDNEGKAGLERNFGPEPKGEGGDETPSLAKSYEGKERAVRWRVSPATAPYGWLDFGGLIEPTQNVCAYAFTYARDEKLASGASRPISIWAGSAGAMRVWWNGEEVLRDEKYRSIDSDRWATNVTLKSGYNRLLVKVCGGEDAPMLTVRLAGERGEPDAGIVTDADPGHANEAAASPALPRGGRAREGAAPSSGLPARASKVEGALQAFERLAKGNDPAALEGFARYLQLTQSDDPAERRARDLARKAAEKAPTIRRLLLAGDLAENRNQRAIWIEKAEALAKRGGSPAEHIDVLLARARHARAGSNWRDSVPYFDRALAIDPDQVEAVLGRYELYAEANLRDTALAFIQRALARQPKSVAIVQAAVGALRQMERTTEAADLEERYAQLRFDDITFVRGHIDLAIAQRDTKGAERWIDRLLALSPDSAPLLASAAQSYLLMGNRTRAIALYKKALDLSPENTDTLRALAEAQGLAGHPEEQQKLLRQVLLLKPQSKEVREYLAHLEPAKPRPDEGYARPSSEFLAGRNAASRGENRRTLVDLQVTTVFPNGLASRFHQIVYQPLTDRAATDAREYGFSFEADSEEVQLRGAHVYHANGQVEDATESGEGPVNNPSISMYTSARAFYVRFPRLAPGDVVELQYRVEDVAARNAYADYFGEVRYMQAGENIGHAEYVLITPTSRTFYFNKPNVPGIQSTTKVAGDQRIYQFVAKNVPAIDPEPLQPPYSELLGHVHVSTYKSWDDMGRWYWGLVKDQFVADEEVRRRVADVTRGLKTDREKVRAVYDFVVQKTRYVALEFGIHGYKPYRCAQIFARGFGDCKDKATLIVTMLKELGIPSTIVVVRSGMRGGFETYPASLAPFDHAIAYVPSLDLYLDGTAEYTGSMELPSMDRGSLAIQINEGKPKLVQLPDPPANESVGRRVLEATVNPDGTAQIDWRAEVTGVSAAMWRQRYLAEATRKQRVQEDLSGEFAGIELGSLEAANFEDIEAKVWIHAKAKVPQFARKEGDRLSIPVGPSDHAVRDYASLSQRRLDVRLRAQSTDESDWTVRIPAGAKIISAPTKAEGSSPFGSFRVEADVTAASAHVRTVVTLTKTRIRASEYPAFRAFCESIDRALGQRLVLGVK; encoded by the coding sequence GTGACTGCCCCTACTCAAACCGCCAAGCGCCGCGTACATGCCCAGGTTCATGTGCTACCCGCGGTCGTTCTGCGCGTCCTTTTCGGCATTGGCGTGCTCGCCACCACGTTCCTCGTACCGAGCGGTGCTGCGGCGGACACGAGCGATCGCTTCGCCAACCTGACCCGCCTCCGGCAAGACATCGTCTCGGCGCGCGGACCGCACGCGTACGTGGCCCTTCGCCGTCTCTGGCAAGAGTGGAACGCGGGCGATCCCGCCGAAATCGAAGAGGTGCTGCGCAGCGTGGCGCAAGACACCGCCGTGGCGCCGCCGACGCGGGCGTACGCGGGGCTCCTCGAGGCTTACGCGCGAAGGCGGCGCGGGGATCTGGACGGGTCGCGCGCGCGCATCGCCAAGCTGGGGTACGTCGCGCATTTTCTGGTGGCAGGCGCGTTCGATAACGAGGGCAAAGCAGGGCTCGAGCGCAACTTCGGACCGGAGCCGAAAGGCGAAGGCGGCGATGAGACCCCTTCGCTGGCGAAAAGCTACGAGGGGAAGGAGCGGGCCGTGCGCTGGCGCGTCTCCCCCGCCACGGCGCCGTACGGCTGGCTCGACTTCGGTGGCCTCATCGAGCCGACCCAGAACGTCTGCGCGTATGCCTTCACCTACGCGCGCGACGAGAAGCTGGCGTCGGGCGCTTCGCGGCCCATCTCGATCTGGGCGGGGAGCGCGGGCGCGATGCGCGTGTGGTGGAACGGCGAAGAGGTGCTTCGCGACGAGAAGTACCGGTCCATCGACTCGGATCGATGGGCGACCAATGTCACGTTGAAGAGCGGCTACAACCGGCTCCTCGTGAAGGTTTGCGGCGGTGAAGATGCGCCGATGTTGACCGTGCGGCTCGCGGGGGAGCGCGGTGAGCCCGATGCGGGGATCGTGACGGACGCGGATCCGGGACACGCCAATGAGGCCGCCGCCTCCCCTGCCCTCCCCCGGGGCGGGAGGGCGCGTGAAGGTGCGGCGCCGTCTTCGGGTCTGCCTGCGCGGGCATCGAAGGTGGAGGGTGCGCTGCAGGCGTTCGAGCGGCTCGCCAAGGGCAACGATCCGGCGGCGCTCGAGGGGTTCGCGCGGTATTTGCAGCTCACGCAGTCGGACGATCCGGCGGAGCGAAGGGCGCGCGATCTGGCGCGCAAGGCGGCGGAGAAGGCGCCGACCATTCGCCGGCTCTTGCTGGCGGGCGATCTGGCCGAGAACCGGAACCAGCGGGCGATCTGGATCGAGAAGGCCGAGGCGCTGGCCAAGCGCGGCGGCAGCCCCGCGGAGCACATCGACGTGCTCTTGGCGCGCGCGCGGCATGCCCGGGCCGGCTCCAACTGGCGCGACTCGGTTCCGTATTTCGATCGCGCGCTGGCCATCGATCCGGACCAGGTGGAGGCGGTGCTCGGCCGCTACGAGCTCTACGCCGAGGCCAACCTGCGCGATACGGCGCTGGCCTTCATCCAGCGGGCCCTCGCGCGGCAGCCGAAGAGCGTGGCCATCGTGCAAGCTGCGGTGGGCGCCCTGCGGCAGATGGAGCGCACCACGGAGGCGGCCGACCTGGAAGAGCGCTACGCGCAGCTTCGCTTCGACGACATCACCTTCGTGCGCGGGCACATCGATCTGGCCATCGCGCAGCGCGATACGAAGGGCGCGGAGCGCTGGATCGATCGGCTCCTCGCGCTCAGCCCCGACAGCGCGCCGCTGCTCGCGTCGGCCGCCCAGAGCTATCTGCTCATGGGCAACCGCACGCGGGCCATCGCGCTCTACAAGAAGGCGCTCGACCTCTCGCCCGAGAACACCGATACCTTGCGGGCGCTGGCCGAGGCGCAGGGGCTGGCGGGCCACCCCGAGGAGCAGCAAAAGCTCTTGCGGCAAGTGCTGCTCCTGAAGCCGCAGTCGAAAGAGGTGCGCGAATACCTGGCGCACCTCGAGCCGGCGAAGCCGCGGCCCGACGAGGGGTACGCGCGGCCGTCCTCGGAGTTTCTGGCGGGGCGCAACGCGGCCTCGCGCGGGGAGAACCGGCGCACGTTGGTCGATTTGCAGGTGACCACCGTGTTCCCCAACGGACTTGCGAGCCGCTTTCACCAGATCGTGTACCAGCCGCTGACCGACCGCGCCGCCACCGACGCGCGCGAATATGGATTCAGCTTCGAGGCGGACAGCGAAGAGGTGCAGCTGCGCGGCGCGCACGTCTACCACGCCAATGGCCAGGTCGAAGACGCCACCGAGAGCGGCGAAGGCCCGGTGAACAACCCGTCGATCAGCATGTACACCAGCGCGCGCGCCTTCTACGTGCGCTTCCCGCGGCTCGCACCCGGCGACGTGGTGGAGCTGCAGTACCGGGTGGAGGACGTGGCCGCCCGCAACGCATACGCCGACTACTTCGGCGAGGTGCGCTACATGCAGGCGGGCGAGAACATCGGGCACGCGGAGTACGTGCTCATCACGCCCACCTCGCGCACATTCTATTTCAACAAGCCCAATGTGCCGGGCATCCAGTCGACGACCAAGGTGGCGGGCGACCAGCGCATCTATCAGTTCGTCGCCAAGAACGTCCCGGCCATCGATCCGGAGCCGCTGCAGCCGCCCTACTCCGAGCTGCTGGGCCACGTGCACGTCTCGACCTACAAGAGCTGGGACGACATGGGCCGTTGGTACTGGGGGTTGGTCAAAGACCAATTCGTGGCCGACGAAGAGGTGCGCCGCCGGGTGGCGGACGTCACCCGCGGGCTGAAGACGGACCGCGAGAAGGTGCGCGCCGTGTACGATTTCGTGGTGCAGAAGACGCGCTATGTGGCGCTGGAGTTCGGCATTCACGGCTACAAGCCGTACCGGTGCGCGCAGATCTTCGCGCGCGGCTTCGGCGACTGCAAAGACAAGGCGACCTTGATCGTCACCATGCTGAAGGAGCTCGGCATCCCCTCCACCATCGTGGTGGTGCGCTCGGGCATGCGCGGCGGGTTCGAGACCTACCCGGCCAGCCTGGCGCCCTTCGATCACGCCATCGCCTATGTCCCCTCGCTCGATTTGTACCTCGACGGCACGGCGGAATACACCGGCTCGATGGAGCTGCCGTCGATGGATCGAGGGTCGCTGGCCATCCAGATCAACGAGGGCAAGCCGAAGCTGGTCCAGCTGCCCGATCCGCCGGCGAACGAGAGCGTGGGGCGGCGCGTGCTGGAGGCTACGGTCAACCCCGACGGCACGGCGCAGATCGACTGGCGCGCCGAGGTGACGGGGGTGTCGGCCGCGATGTGGCGGCAGCGCTACTTGGCGGAGGCGACGCGCAAGCAGCGGGTGCAGGAGGATCTGTCGGGCGAGTTCGCCGGGATCGAGCTGGGGTCGCTGGAGGCCGCGAACTTCGAGGACATCGAGGCCAAGGTGTGGATCCACGCCAAGGCGAAGGTGCCGCAGTTCGCGCGCAAGGAAGGCGATCGGCTCAGCATCCCGGTGGGGCCGAGCGATCATGCGGTGCGCGACTACGCGTCGCTGTCGCAGCGGCGGCTCGACGTGCGCTTGCGGGCGCAGTCGACGGATGAATCGGATTGGACCGTTCGCATTCCGGCGGGCGCCAAAATCATCAGCGCGCCGACCAAGGCCGAGGGCTCGAGCCCGTTCGGCAGCTTCCGCGTCGAGGCCGACGTGACGGCGGCATCGGCGCACGTACGAACCGTGGTCACCTTGACCAAGACGCGCATCCGGGCGAGCGAGTACCCGGCGTTCCGGGCTTTCTGCGAATCGATCGATCGTGCGTTGGGTCAACGTCTCGTCTTGGGCGTGAAATGA
- a CDS encoding CPBP family glutamic-type intramembrane protease produces MASSEAKALAEKPGAWIDLALTLPIFLAYHAGVVFLKIQNATDVVTPTLVQLAEGNRAIYLLITAAIGVVFAGIFAWLGRGQAFRTGKFIQVIVEGALYAVVMRVAGSYAVTELLQVVTPSASLFGLITENRRFVGAITSLGAGFYEELAFRVVLFGLGAKLLVWFFTRQEVQLVKQGGARLSLRAAVIMFVWMLVAAAIFSGVHYTGAMADKFLLTSFIYRMVIGVVLTLIYLTRGFSTAVWAHALYDIWVLVF; encoded by the coding sequence ATGGCCAGCTCCGAAGCCAAAGCCCTCGCCGAGAAGCCCGGAGCTTGGATCGATCTCGCCCTCACGCTCCCCATTTTTCTCGCGTACCACGCCGGCGTCGTTTTTCTGAAGATTCAGAACGCGACCGATGTGGTCACCCCCACCCTCGTCCAGCTGGCCGAGGGCAACCGGGCCATCTACCTCCTCATCACCGCAGCCATCGGCGTGGTCTTCGCCGGTATTTTTGCGTGGCTGGGGCGCGGGCAAGCGTTTCGCACCGGCAAGTTCATTCAGGTCATCGTCGAGGGGGCGCTCTACGCGGTGGTGATGCGCGTGGCCGGCTCCTACGCCGTCACCGAGCTCCTGCAGGTGGTCACGCCCTCCGCGAGCCTCTTCGGTCTCATCACCGAAAACCGCCGCTTCGTGGGTGCCATCACCTCGCTGGGCGCCGGCTTCTACGAAGAGCTGGCCTTTCGCGTGGTGCTCTTCGGCTTGGGCGCCAAGCTCTTGGTGTGGTTCTTCACCCGCCAAGAGGTGCAGCTGGTGAAGCAAGGGGGCGCGCGCCTCTCGCTGCGCGCGGCCGTCATCATGTTCGTGTGGATGCTGGTGGCGGCCGCCATCTTCAGCGGCGTGCACTACACGGGCGCGATGGCCGACAAGTTCCTGCTCACGTCCTTCATCTACCGCATGGTGATCGGCGTGGTGCTCACCCTCATCTACCTCACGCGCGGCTTCTCCACCGCGGTGTGGGCGCACGCGCTCTACGACATCTGGGTGCTGGTCTTCTGA